A window of the Branchiostoma lanceolatum isolate klBraLanc5 chromosome 13, klBraLanc5.hap2, whole genome shotgun sequence genome harbors these coding sequences:
- the LOC136447690 gene encoding macrophage mannose receptor 1-like: MKRNLDTERNRSAALVACLRDQISGPNGYQLWQGICYKAFDTPKAFIDAAASCRKDVGTLAMPRDAETNTFLTSFYKSARESSHYYIGLHDQREEGVFEWVDGSALGTYNSWAPGEPDGFGDCVAYISHRNDKWSNFPCDRKFRFVCQAIPVSCPNGYQLWRGICYKAFDTPKVFIDAAVSCRKDGGTLAMPRDAETNTFLITLYRSVRESTVFFIGLKDERKEGVFEWVDGSTLGTYNSWAPGEPDGFGDCVAYNLYRNDKWNSFPCDYKCRFVCQAIPGASCKCATF; the protein is encoded by the exons ATGAAACGCAACTTGGATACAGAGCGAAATCGATCAGCGGCCTTGGTGGCATGCCTTCGCGATCAAA TATCTGGTCCCAATGGTTATCAACTGTGGCaaggaatctgctacaaggccttcgaCACCCCAAAGGCCTTCATTGATGCAGCTGCATCCTGTCGTAAAGATGTCGGCACCcttgccatgccccgagacgctgagaccaacACCTTCCTGACCTCCTTTTACAAGTCCGCGCGAGAGAGTTCTCACTACTACATCGGCCTGCACGATCAACGTGAAGAAGGAGtatttgagtgggtggatggttctgcacttgggaCGTACAACTCGTGGGCTCCGGGGGAACCGGATGGCTTTGGTGATTGTGTTGCGTACATCTCTCACAGGAACGACAAATGGTCCAACTTCCCTTGTGACCGCAAGTTCCGCTTTGTTTGCCAGGCCATTCCAG TATCTTGTCCCAATGGTTATCAACTGTGgcgtggaatctgctacaaggcatTCGACACCCCGAAGGTCTTCATTGATGCAGCTGTATCCTGTCGTAAAGATGGCGGCACCcttgccatgccccgagacgctgagaccaacACCTTTCTGATCACCTTATACAGGTCCGTGAGGGAAAGTACTGTATTCTTTATCGGCCTGAAAGATGAACGTAAAGAAGGAGtttttgagtgggtggatggttctacACTTGGGACGTACAACTCGTGGGCTCCGGGCGAACCGGATGGCTTTGGTGACTGTGTGGCTTACAACCTTTACCGGAACGACAAATGGAACAGCTTTCCTTGTGACTACAAATGCCGCTTCGTTTGCCAAGCTATTCCAGGTGCTTCATGCAAATGTGCCACGTTCTAA